One segment of Chionomys nivalis chromosome 3, mChiNiv1.1, whole genome shotgun sequence DNA contains the following:
- the Cldn3 gene encoding claudin-3 yields MSMGLEITGTSLAVLGWLCSIVCCALPMWRVSAFIGSSIITAQITWEGLWMNCVVQSTGQMQCKVYDSLLALPQDLQAARALIVVSILMAAFGLLVALVGAQCTNCVQDETAKAKITIGAGVLFLLASLLTLVPVSWSANTIIRDFYNPLVPEAQKREMGAGLYVGWAAAALQLLGGALLCCSCPPRDKYTTTKVLYSAPRSTGPGTGTGTAYDRKDYV; encoded by the coding sequence ATGTCCATGGGCCTGGAGATCACCGGCACGTCGCTGGCCGTGCTGGGCTGGCTGTGCAGCATCGTGTGCTGCGCTCTCCCCATGTGGCGCGTCTCGGCATTCATCGGTAGCAGCATCATCACAGCGCAGATCACCTGGGAGGGCCTGTGGATGAACTGCGTGGTGCAGAGCACCGGGCAGATGCAGTGCAAGGTGTACGACTCGCTGCTGGCCCTGCCGCAGGACCTGCAGGCTGCCCGAGCCCTCATCGTGGTGTCCATCCTGATGGCCGCCTTCGGGCTCCTCGTGGCGCTCGTGGGCGCCCAGTGCACTAACTGCGTACAAGACGAGACGGCCAAGGCCAAGATCACCATCGGGGCGGGAGTGCTTTTCCTGTTGGCTTCTCTGCTCACCTTAGTACCCGTGTCCTGGTCGGCCAACACCATCATCAGGGATTTCTATAACCCACTGGTGCCTGAGGCCCAGAAGCGGGAGATGGGAGCCGGGCTGTACGTGGGCTGGGCAGCCGCCGCATTGCAGCTACTAGGGGGCGCCTTGCTCTGCTGCTCCTGCCCACCACGCGATAAGTACACGACCACCAAGGTCCTCTATTCTGCGCCGCGATCCACCGGGCCTGGCACCGGTACCGGCACCGCCTATGACCGCAAGGACTATGTCTGA